In Pseudomonas sp. Leaf58, one DNA window encodes the following:
- a CDS encoding single-stranded DNA-binding protein yields MARGVNKVILVGTCGQDPEVRYLPNGNAVTNLSLATSEQWTDKQSGQKVERTEWHRVSLFGKVAEIAGEYLRKGSQCYIEGKLQTREWEKDGIKRYTTEIIVDINGTMQLLGGRPQGQQQGGDPYNQGGGNYNQGGGQQQQYNQAPPRQQAQRPQQAPQRPAPQQPAPQPAADFDSFDDDIPF; encoded by the coding sequence ATGGCCCGTGGGGTTAACAAAGTCATTCTGGTCGGTACCTGTGGCCAGGATCCCGAAGTCCGCTACCTGCCCAACGGTAATGCCGTGACCAACCTGAGCCTGGCTACCAGCGAGCAGTGGACCGACAAGCAGTCGGGCCAGAAGGTCGAGCGTACCGAGTGGCACCGTGTGTCGCTGTTCGGCAAGGTTGCCGAAATTGCCGGCGAATACCTGCGCAAGGGTTCGCAGTGCTACATCGAAGGCAAGCTGCAGACCCGCGAGTGGGAAAAAGACGGTATCAAGCGCTACACCACCGAGATCATCGTCGACATCAACGGCACCATGCAGCTGCTTGGCGGACGTCCACAGGGCCAGCAGCAGGGCGGTGATCCGTACAACCAGGGTGGTGGCAACTACAACCAAGGTGGCGGCCAGCAGCAACAGTACAACCAAGCCCCGCCACGCCAACAGGCTCAGCGCCCACAGCAGGCCCCTCAGCGCCCGGCGCCGCAGCAGCCTGCTCCGCAACCGGCTGCTGACTTCGACAGCTTCGATGACGATATTCCGTTCTGA
- the uvrA gene encoding excinuclease ABC subunit UvrA, whose protein sequence is MDKILIRGARTHNLKNIDLTLPRDKLIVITGLSGSGKSSLAFDTLYAEGQRRYVESLSAYARQFLSMMEKPDVDTIEGLSPAISIEQKSTSHNPRSTVGTITEIYDYLRLLYARVGTPRCPDHDIPLEAQTISQMVDLVLERPEGSKLMLLAPVIRERKGEHLAVFDELRAQGFVRARVNGKLYELDELPKLDKQKKHSIDVVVDRFKVRADLQQRLAESFETALKLADGIALVAPMDDEPGEEMIFSARFACPVCGHAISELEPKLFSFNNPAGACPTCDGLGVKQFFDTKRLVNAELTLAEGAIRGWDRRNVYYFQMLGSLAAHYGFSLEEPFGELSAEHQKVILQGSGKQSVDFKYLNDRGDIVKRSHPFEGIVPNLERRYRETESATVREELAKFLGTQPCPDCRGTRLRREARHVWVGEKTLPAVTNLPIGEASNYFGELTLTGRRGEIAAKILKEICERLQFLINVGLDYLTLDRSADTLSGGEAQRIRLASQIGAGLVGVMYILDEPSIGLHQRDNDRLLATLNHLRDLGNTVIVVEHDEDAIRLADYVVDIGPGAGVHGGQIVAEGSPQEVMDHPDSLTGMYLSGRKKIVVPAKRTPRNKKLQLKLKGARGNNLQNVDLEVPIGLLTCVTGVSGSGKSTLINNTLYPLAATALNGASSLEAAPHASMDGLQHLDKVVDIDQSPIGRTPRSNPATYTGIFTPIRELFSGVPESRSRGYGPGRFSFNVKGGRCEACQGDGLIKVEMHFLPDIYVPCDVCKSKRYNRETLEIKYKGKNIHEVLEMTIEDAREFFDAVPALARKLQTLMDVGLSYIKLGQSATTLSGGEAQRVKLSRELSKRDTGKTLYILDEPTTGLHFADIQQLLDVLHRLRDHGNTVVVIEHNLDVIKTADWLVDLGPEGGSKGGQIIACGTPEELSEMKQSYTGHYLKPLLERDRA, encoded by the coding sequence GTGGACAAGATCCTGATTCGTGGGGCACGTACCCACAACCTGAAGAACATCGACCTGACCCTGCCCCGGGACAAGCTGATCGTGATCACCGGCCTGTCCGGCTCCGGTAAGTCGTCCCTGGCGTTCGACACCCTATACGCCGAAGGCCAGCGCCGCTATGTGGAATCGCTGTCGGCCTATGCCCGGCAGTTCCTGTCGATGATGGAAAAGCCTGACGTCGACACCATCGAAGGCCTGTCGCCGGCCATTTCCATCGAGCAGAAGTCGACCTCGCACAACCCACGCTCCACGGTTGGCACCATTACCGAAATCTACGACTACCTGCGCCTGCTCTATGCGCGCGTTGGTACCCCGCGCTGCCCGGACCACGATATCCCGCTGGAAGCGCAAACGATCAGCCAGATGGTCGACTTGGTCCTAGAGCGCCCGGAAGGTAGCAAGCTGATGCTGCTGGCACCGGTAATACGCGAACGTAAGGGCGAGCACCTGGCGGTATTCGACGAGTTGCGCGCCCAAGGTTTTGTGCGGGCTCGGGTCAACGGCAAACTCTACGAACTCGACGAACTGCCCAAGCTGGACAAGCAGAAGAAGCACAGCATCGATGTGGTGGTGGACCGTTTCAAGGTCCGCGCCGACCTGCAGCAGCGCTTGGCCGAGTCATTCGAGACGGCGCTCAAGCTGGCCGACGGCATCGCTCTGGTGGCGCCGATGGACGACGAACCGGGCGAAGAAATGATCTTCTCCGCGCGCTTCGCCTGCCCGGTGTGCGGGCATGCCATCAGTGAGCTGGAGCCAAAGCTGTTCTCCTTCAACAACCCCGCTGGCGCGTGCCCAACCTGCGATGGCTTGGGGGTGAAGCAGTTCTTCGACACCAAGCGCCTGGTCAATGCCGAGCTCACCCTGGCCGAAGGCGCGATCCGCGGCTGGGACCGGCGCAACGTGTACTACTTCCAGATGCTCGGCTCGTTGGCCGCGCATTACGGCTTCAGCCTTGAGGAACCGTTCGGCGAGCTGTCGGCTGAGCACCAAAAGGTGATCCTGCAGGGCAGTGGCAAGCAGAGTGTCGACTTCAAGTACCTCAATGACCGTGGCGATATCGTCAAGCGCTCGCACCCGTTCGAAGGCATCGTGCCGAACCTGGAGCGCCGCTACCGCGAGACCGAATCGGCCACCGTGCGTGAAGAGCTGGCCAAGTTCCTCGGCACCCAGCCTTGCCCAGATTGCCGCGGCACCCGCCTGCGGCGCGAGGCGCGCCATGTGTGGGTCGGTGAGAAGACCTTACCGGCAGTGACCAACCTGCCGATCGGTGAAGCCAGCAATTACTTCGGCGAACTGACCCTGACCGGCCGCCGCGGTGAAATTGCGGCGAAGATCCTCAAGGAAATCTGCGAGCGCCTGCAATTCCTGATCAACGTCGGCCTCGACTACCTGACCCTGGACCGCAGCGCCGATACCCTTTCGGGTGGCGAAGCGCAGCGTATCCGCCTGGCCAGCCAGATCGGCGCCGGCCTGGTGGGGGTAATGTACATCCTCGATGAGCCGTCCATCGGCCTTCACCAGCGTGACAACGACCGCCTGCTGGCCACCCTCAATCACCTGCGCGATCTGGGCAATACGGTAATCGTGGTGGAACACGACGAGGACGCCATCCGCCTGGCCGACTACGTGGTGGATATCGGCCCGGGGGCCGGTGTACACGGCGGGCAGATCGTTGCCGAGGGCTCGCCTCAGGAAGTCATGGACCACCCTGACTCGCTGACCGGCATGTACCTGTCCGGGCGTAAGAAAATTGTCGTCCCGGCCAAGCGCACGCCACGCAACAAGAAGCTGCAGCTCAAGCTCAAGGGCGCGCGCGGCAACAACCTGCAGAACGTCGACCTTGAAGTCCCGATCGGCCTGCTGACCTGCGTGACCGGAGTGTCCGGCTCGGGCAAATCGACGCTGATCAACAATACCCTGTACCCGCTGGCCGCCACCGCGCTAAATGGCGCAAGCAGCCTGGAAGCGGCGCCGCATGCCAGCATGGATGGCCTGCAGCACCTGGACAAGGTGGTCGATATCGACCAGAGCCCAATCGGCCGCACTCCGCGCTCGAACCCGGCAACCTATACCGGCATCTTCACCCCGATCCGCGAACTGTTCTCCGGCGTGCCAGAGTCGCGTTCGCGCGGTTATGGCCCTGGGCGTTTCTCGTTCAACGTCAAGGGTGGCCGTTGCGAGGCCTGCCAGGGCGATGGTCTGATCAAGGTGGAAATGCACTTTTTGCCGGACATCTACGTACCGTGCGACGTGTGCAAGAGCAAGCGCTACAACCGTGAAACCCTTGAGATCAAGTACAAAGGCAAGAACATTCACGAGGTGCTGGAGATGACCATCGAGGATGCCCGCGAGTTCTTCGATGCAGTGCCGGCGTTGGCGCGCAAGCTGCAGACGTTGATGGACGTGGGGCTGTCGTACATCAAGCTGGGGCAATCGGCGACCACACTGTCCGGCGGTGAGGCGCAACGGGTGAAGCTGTCGCGCGAGCTGTCCAAACGCGATACTGGCAAAACCCTGTACATCCTCGACGAGCCAACCACCGGCCTGCACTTTGCCGATATCCAGCAACTGCTGGACGTGCTGCATCGCCTGCGCGACCACGGCAATACCGTGGTGGTGATCGAGCACAACCTGGATGTGATCAAGACCGCTGACTGGCTGGTGGACCTGGGGCCAGAGGGTGGCTCCAAGGGTGGGCAGATCATTGCCTGCGGTACACCAGAAGAGCTGAGCGAGATGAAGCAGTCATATACCGGGCATTACCTGAAACCGCTGCTAGAGCGAGATCGGGCTTGA
- a CDS encoding TSUP family transporter, whose translation MELLGNFWAEHWLLALFMLGAIAFVAGFVDSIAGGGGLFLVPGFLLVGMPPQVALGQEKLVSTLGTLAAIRNFLANSKMVWQVALVGVPFSLLGAYLGAHLIVSISQETVGKIILVLIPFGILIFLTPKGRTVEERVLPPRMLFTVVPLTCLAIGFYDGFFGPGTGSLFIIAFHYLLRMDLVSSSANSKTFNFASNIGALVAFVIAGKVVYLLALPLVACNILGNHLGSALALRKGNEVVRKALLFSMLCLFASLGVKYLV comes from the coding sequence ATGGAGCTCTTAGGCAATTTCTGGGCGGAACACTGGTTGCTGGCGCTTTTCATGCTCGGGGCGATAGCCTTCGTTGCCGGCTTCGTCGACAGCATTGCCGGGGGCGGCGGGTTGTTCCTGGTGCCGGGCTTCCTGCTGGTGGGCATGCCCCCGCAAGTGGCCCTGGGCCAGGAAAAACTGGTCAGTACCCTCGGCACGCTGGCGGCGATCCGCAACTTTCTGGCCAACAGCAAGATGGTCTGGCAGGTGGCGCTGGTCGGTGTGCCGTTTTCGCTGCTTGGGGCCTACCTGGGCGCGCACCTGATCGTGTCGATTTCCCAGGAAACCGTGGGCAAGATCATTCTGGTGCTGATCCCCTTTGGCATCCTCATCTTCCTCACGCCCAAGGGTCGCACGGTCGAGGAGCGCGTACTGCCACCACGCATGCTGTTTACCGTGGTCCCGTTGACCTGCCTGGCCATCGGCTTCTATGACGGGTTCTTCGGCCCCGGTACTGGCAGCCTGTTCATCATCGCCTTTCATTACCTGCTGCGCATGGACCTGGTCTCCAGCTCGGCCAACTCCAAAACCTTTAACTTCGCCTCCAACATCGGCGCCCTTGTGGCCTTTGTCATCGCTGGCAAGGTCGTCTACCTGCTGGCGCTGCCGCTGGTGGCATGCAACATCCTCGGCAACCACCTTGGCAGCGCCCTGGCCCTGCGCAAGGGCAATGAGGTGGTACGCAAGGCATTGCTGTTCTCGATGCTCTGCCTGTTTGCCAGCCTGGGTGTGAAGTACCTGGTCTGA
- a CDS encoding SDR family NAD(P)-dependent oxidoreductase encodes MKTAFVTGASSGFGLAICRTLIGKGYRVIGGARRLDKLQALAAELGVNFIPLALDVTDPESLEAAVGQIRDASLQIDLLVNNAGLALGVDRAQVSSAENWQRMIDTNITGLAMVTHKILPQMVEADSGMIINIGSIAGTYPYPGGNVYGASKAFVRQFSLNLRADLAGTRVRVSNIEPGLCSGTDFSVVRLNGDLDAVQALYRDVEAILPEDIAATVAWIAEQPAHVNINTIEIMPVAQSSAALNVVRNLPRC; translated from the coding sequence ATGAAAACCGCATTCGTAACCGGCGCCTCCTCGGGCTTTGGCCTCGCCATCTGCCGTACCCTGATCGGCAAGGGCTACCGCGTGATCGGTGGCGCACGGCGCTTGGACAAGCTGCAAGCGCTGGCAGCCGAACTGGGTGTGAACTTCATTCCGCTGGCGCTGGATGTGACTGATCCGGAGTCGCTCGAGGCGGCGGTCGGGCAGATTCGTGACGCCTCGCTGCAGATCGATCTGCTGGTCAACAACGCCGGGCTGGCACTGGGTGTAGACCGTGCGCAGGTCAGCAGTGCCGAGAACTGGCAGCGGATGATCGACACCAACATCACCGGGTTGGCCATGGTCACCCACAAGATCCTGCCGCAGATGGTGGAGGCCGACAGTGGCATGATCATCAACATCGGCTCCATCGCCGGCACCTACCCGTATCCAGGCGGTAACGTGTATGGCGCCAGCAAGGCCTTCGTCCGCCAGTTCAGCCTGAACCTGCGCGCCGACCTGGCAGGTACCCGCGTGCGGGTGAGCAATATCGAGCCGGGGCTGTGTTCGGGGACCGATTTCTCGGTGGTGCGCCTGAACGGCGACCTGGATGCCGTGCAGGCGTTGTATCGGGATGTCGAGGCCATACTGCCCGAGGACATTGCGGCCACCGTGGCCTGGATTGCCGAGCAACCAGCGCATGTGAACATCAATACCATCGAGATCATGCCGGTGGCCCAGAGCAGCGCGGCGCTGAACGTGGTGCGCAACCTGCCGCGCTGCTGA
- the fdnG gene encoding formate dehydrogenase-N subunit alpha, with protein MDLNRRQFFKVAAVGLGGSSLAALGMAPTPAFAEQVRHFKLAHTKEARNTCPYCSVGCGLILYSQGDAGKNVKQNIIHIEGDADHPVNRGTLCPKGAGLLDFIHSPSRLQYPEVRKPGSKEWVRVSWDEALDRVADLMKQDRDANFIEKNAQGQTVNRWLTTGFLAASAASSEAGYLTHKVVRATGMLGFDNQARVUHGPTVASLAPTYGRGAMTNHWSDIANANLVLVMGGNAAEAHPCGFKWVTEAKAHNKARLIVVDPRFTRTASVADYYAPIRTGTDIAFMGGLINYLLSTDKIQHEYVRNYTDVSFIVKETYGFEDGLFSGYDEAKRVYADKSGWGYELGEDGFAKVDPTLQHPRCVFQLMKQHYSRYTPELASMTCGMPQDAMLKIWEEIATCSAPGKTMTILYALGWTQHSIGAQIIRSAAMVQLLLGNVGMPGGGVNALRGHSNIQGLTDLGLLSNSLPGYLTLAGDAEQDYAAYIDKRASKPLRPGQLSYWQNYGKFHVSLMKAWYGANATAENNWGYNWLPKLDVPAYDVLRMFEMMGQGKVNGYMCQGFNPIAALPDKNRVTAALGKLKWLVIMDPLATETSEFWRNAGPFNDVDTGSIQTEVIRLPTTCFAEEDGSLVNSSRWLQWHWKGADGPGETRTDVHIMSELFLRLRQRYQAEGGAYPDAMMNISWPYKVPEEPSPEELAKEMNGWAVADVTDPTGAVIKAGQQLAGFGQLKDDGSTASGCWIFAGSWTEQGNQMARRDNSDPYGMHQVQNWAWAWPANRRILYNRASSDPQGKPWDPEKKRLVWWNGKAWTGTDVPDFKVDSPPEAGMNPFIMNPEGVARFFAIDKMAEGPFPEHYEPFETPIGINPLHPQNKKATSNPAGRIFDSVWDTLGTHDEFPYAATTYRLTEHFHFWSKHCRLNAIAQPEQFVEIGEVLANEKGIKAGDRVRVSSKRGHIEAVAVVTKRIRPLQVNNQTVHQIGIPLHWGFTGATRHGYLTNTLVPFLGDGNTQTPESKSFLVKVEKL; from the coding sequence ATGGACCTGAACCGTCGGCAGTTCTTCAAGGTCGCCGCCGTCGGCCTTGGAGGCTCGAGCCTTGCGGCGTTGGGCATGGCCCCGACACCGGCATTCGCCGAGCAGGTGCGCCACTTCAAGTTGGCGCATACCAAAGAAGCCCGTAACACCTGCCCCTACTGCTCGGTCGGCTGCGGCTTGATCTTGTATAGCCAGGGCGATGCGGGCAAAAACGTCAAACAGAACATCATCCATATCGAAGGTGACGCCGACCACCCGGTCAACCGCGGCACCCTCTGCCCGAAAGGCGCCGGCCTGCTGGACTTTATCCACAGCCCGAGCCGCCTGCAGTACCCCGAGGTACGCAAGCCGGGCAGCAAAGAGTGGGTGCGGGTCAGTTGGGACGAGGCGCTCGACCGCGTCGCCGACCTGATGAAGCAAGACCGCGACGCCAATTTCATCGAAAAGAACGCCCAAGGGCAAACGGTCAACCGTTGGCTCACTACCGGTTTTCTCGCTGCATCCGCCGCCTCCAGCGAGGCTGGCTACCTGACCCACAAGGTCGTCCGCGCAACAGGCATGCTGGGGTTCGATAACCAAGCGCGTGTCTGACATGGCCCGACGGTGGCAAGTCTTGCCCCGACGTACGGCCGTGGCGCCATGACCAACCATTGGTCCGATATCGCCAACGCGAATCTGGTCCTGGTGATGGGTGGCAACGCAGCAGAAGCGCACCCGTGCGGCTTCAAGTGGGTGACCGAGGCCAAGGCGCACAACAAGGCGCGGCTGATCGTGGTCGACCCGCGGTTTACCCGTACCGCTTCGGTGGCGGACTACTACGCACCGATCCGTACCGGTACCGACATCGCCTTTATGGGCGGGCTGATCAATTACTTGTTGAGCACCGACAAGATCCAGCACGAATACGTGCGCAACTACACCGACGTGTCGTTCATCGTCAAAGAAACCTATGGCTTCGAGGACGGCCTGTTCAGCGGCTACGACGAGGCCAAGCGCGTGTATGCCGACAAGTCCGGCTGGGGTTACGAGCTGGGTGAGGACGGCTTTGCCAAGGTCGACCCGACCCTGCAACACCCGCGCTGCGTGTTCCAGCTGATGAAGCAGCACTACAGCCGCTATACCCCGGAACTGGCGAGCATGACCTGTGGCATGCCGCAGGACGCCATGCTGAAGATCTGGGAAGAGATCGCCACCTGCTCGGCACCGGGCAAGACCATGACGATCCTTTACGCGCTGGGTTGGACGCAGCACTCGATTGGCGCGCAGATCATCCGCAGTGCGGCCATGGTCCAGCTGCTGCTGGGTAACGTCGGCATGCCAGGTGGCGGGGTCAATGCCCTGCGCGGGCATTCCAACATCCAGGGCCTGACCGACCTTGGCCTGCTGTCGAACTCTTTGCCGGGTTACCTGACCCTGGCCGGCGACGCCGAGCAGGACTACGCCGCCTACATCGACAAGCGCGCCTCCAAGCCGCTGCGCCCGGGGCAACTGTCGTACTGGCAGAATTACGGCAAGTTCCACGTCAGCCTGATGAAGGCCTGGTATGGCGCCAACGCCACGGCAGAAAACAACTGGGGCTACAACTGGCTGCCCAAGCTCGACGTACCGGCCTACGATGTGCTGCGCATGTTCGAGATGATGGGCCAGGGCAAGGTCAATGGCTACATGTGCCAAGGCTTCAACCCGATCGCCGCGCTGCCGGACAAGAACCGCGTCACCGCAGCCCTGGGCAAGCTCAAGTGGCTGGTGATCATGGACCCGCTGGCCACCGAAACCTCGGAGTTCTGGCGCAACGCCGGGCCGTTCAACGACGTCGACACGGGCAGTATCCAGACTGAAGTGATCCGCCTGCCCACCACCTGCTTCGCCGAGGAAGACGGCTCGCTGGTCAACAGCAGCCGCTGGTTGCAATGGCACTGGAAAGGCGCCGACGGTCCGGGCGAAACCCGCACCGATGTACACATCATGAGCGAGTTGTTCCTGCGCCTGCGCCAACGCTACCAGGCCGAGGGCGGCGCCTACCCTGACGCGATGATGAACATCAGTTGGCCCTACAAGGTCCCTGAAGAACCATCGCCGGAGGAACTGGCCAAGGAAATGAATGGCTGGGCGGTGGCTGACGTCACCGACCCGACTGGCGCTGTGATCAAGGCCGGTCAGCAACTGGCAGGCTTTGGCCAGCTCAAGGATGACGGCAGCACCGCGTCCGGCTGCTGGATCTTCGCTGGCAGCTGGACCGAACAAGGCAACCAGATGGCCCGTCGCGACAACAGTGACCCGTACGGCATGCACCAGGTGCAAAACTGGGCCTGGGCCTGGCCGGCCAACCGCCGCATCCTCTACAACCGTGCCTCCAGCGACCCGCAAGGCAAGCCGTGGGACCCAGAGAAGAAGCGCCTGGTGTGGTGGAATGGCAAAGCCTGGACCGGCACCGATGTGCCCGACTTCAAGGTCGACTCGCCGCCGGAAGCGGGGATGAACCCGTTCATCATGAACCCCGAAGGCGTGGCGCGGTTCTTCGCCATCGACAAGATGGCCGAAGGGCCGTTCCCCGAGCACTACGAGCCGTTCGAGACGCCGATTGGCATCAACCCGCTGCACCCGCAGAACAAGAAGGCCACCAGCAACCCAGCTGGTCGGATCTTCGATTCGGTGTGGGACACCCTCGGCACGCACGACGAGTTCCCGTATGCGGCGACCACCTACCGGCTGACCGAGCACTTCCACTTCTGGAGCAAGCATTGCCGGCTCAACGCCATTGCCCAGCCCGAGCAGTTCGTCGAAATCGGTGAGGTGCTGGCCAACGAGAAGGGCATCAAGGCCGGCGACCGGGTGCGGGTGTCGAGCAAGCGCGGGCATATCGAAGCGGTGGCGGTAGTGACCAAGCGGATTCGCCCGCTGCAGGTCAACAACCAAACCGTCCACCAGATCGGCATCCCGCTGCACTGGGGCTTCACCGGGGCGACGCGGCATGGCTACCTAACCAACACCCTGGTGCCATTCCTCGGTGACGGCAACACCCAGACGCCAGAGTCCAAGTCGTTCCTCGTCAAAGTGGAGAAACTCTGA
- a CDS encoding MFS transporter, with protein sequence MQDTHNERMSGSETRAASGLALVFAFRMLGMFMVLPVLATYGMDLAGATPALIGLAIGAYGLTQAVLQIPFGMISDRIGRRPVIYLGLVIFALGSVLAAQADSIWGVIAGRILQGAGAISAAVMALLSDLTREQHRTKAMAMIGMSIGLSFAVAMVVGPLLTSAFGLSGLFLATAGLALIGILLIAFVVPNTHSILQHRESGVARQAIGPTLRHPDLLRLDLGIFILHAILMASFVALPLAFVERGGLPKEQHWWVYLTALFISFFAMVPFIIYGEKKRKMKRVLAGAVSVLLLVEVFFWQWADGLRGLVVGTVVFFTAFNLLEASLPSLVSKVSPAGGKGTAMGVYSTSQFLGAALGGILGGWLFQHGGLNMVFLGCAVLCAIWLVVALRMNEPPYVTSLRMPLTPEAVREAGLTERLMAVPGVTDAVVVAEEAAIYIKLDTKILDRTTLERLVNPASSACEA encoded by the coding sequence ATGCAAGACACCCACAACGAGCGCATGAGTGGCAGCGAAACCCGCGCCGCTAGCGGCCTTGCCCTGGTCTTTGCCTTTCGTATGCTGGGCATGTTCATGGTCTTGCCGGTGCTGGCCACTTACGGCATGGACCTGGCTGGTGCCACGCCTGCGCTGATTGGCCTGGCCATCGGTGCCTATGGCCTGACCCAGGCGGTACTGCAGATCCCATTCGGGATGATTTCCGACCGCATCGGTCGCCGGCCGGTGATTTACCTGGGGCTGGTGATCTTTGCCCTGGGCAGTGTGCTTGCGGCCCAGGCCGACTCCATCTGGGGGGTGATCGCCGGGCGCATCCTGCAGGGCGCCGGGGCGATTTCTGCCGCGGTCATGGCGCTGTTGTCCGACCTCACCCGCGAGCAACACCGGACCAAAGCCATGGCCATGATCGGCATGAGCATCGGCCTGTCGTTCGCTGTCGCCATGGTGGTGGGGCCATTGCTGACAAGTGCCTTTGGTTTGTCAGGATTGTTCCTGGCCACGGCAGGACTTGCCCTGATCGGCATCCTGCTGATCGCCTTTGTCGTGCCCAACACCCACAGCATCCTGCAGCACCGCGAGTCGGGTGTGGCGCGTCAGGCCATCGGCCCGACCCTGCGCCATCCGGACCTTCTGCGCCTGGACCTGGGCATTTTCATTTTGCATGCCATCCTCATGGCCAGCTTCGTCGCGCTGCCACTGGCCTTCGTCGAGCGTGGCGGCCTGCCGAAGGAGCAGCATTGGTGGGTGTACCTGACCGCGTTGTTCATCTCATTTTTTGCAATGGTCCCGTTCATCATCTATGGCGAAAAAAAGCGCAAGATGAAACGCGTGCTTGCTGGAGCGGTCAGTGTGTTGCTGTTGGTGGAGGTGTTCTTCTGGCAGTGGGCTGACGGTTTGCGCGGACTGGTAGTCGGCACCGTGGTATTCTTTACTGCATTCAACTTGCTGGAGGCATCGCTGCCTTCGCTGGTGAGCAAGGTGTCGCCTGCGGGTGGCAAGGGGACGGCGATGGGGGTGTATTCCACCAGCCAGTTCCTCGGTGCCGCGCTGGGCGGCATCCTTGGTGGCTGGTTGTTCCAACACGGCGGGCTGAACATGGTGTTCCTCGGGTGTGCGGTACTGTGTGCCATCTGGTTGGTCGTCGCCTTGCGCATGAACGAGCCGCCCTATGTGACCAGCCTGCGCATGCCGCTGACGCCAGAGGCAGTTCGGGAAGCCGGCCTGACCGAGCGCCTGATGGCCGTGCCGGGTGTGACCGACGCCGTCGTGGTGGCAGAAGAAGCCGCCATCTATATCAAACTGGATACGAAAATTTTGGACCGTACGACCCTCGAGCGCCTGGTGAACCCAGCCTCTTCGGCGTGCGAAGCCTAG
- a CDS encoding PLP-dependent aminotransferase family protein, with translation MWVPHYSDLAQPVYLMIADALEQDVASGRLAAGERLPTLKDLAESLNVTPGTIGRAYDEAAKRGLVVGEVGRGTFVLPQPHLHNPAPAAKPHPVAPGRESAQIDLSIIKPNDTHMADWLRGAINELAASPDLVQVLDYVTEGGHATHKQAGAAWIQRWLPEARWQQVVLTSGAQHGLLVAISSLSNSDDVVLCESLCYPGIISLAHSMGRRLRGVAMDEHGLIPEALRAACLEHRPALLVCVTTHQNPTNSVMPHARRQAIAEIAREFDLFIVDDDIYGFLEPAPDYKPLAAYAPERSVYLTSLSKSVLPALRIGYLYAPPQTLSRLSSMVRSSVWMPSPLMAQLASNLINSGMADQLVRAQQHEAAARQQMAQEIFGKYKIRSQPNSFHIWLELPEPWTSDEFANLARDNGVTVVSGSQFLPERSHAACGVRIALMAPKREELAFALTKLVSLLDSPEPRLFY, from the coding sequence ATGTGGGTTCCTCACTACAGCGACCTGGCGCAGCCGGTCTACCTGATGATCGCCGACGCCCTTGAGCAAGACGTTGCCAGTGGCCGGCTGGCGGCTGGCGAACGTTTGCCGACGCTCAAGGACCTGGCCGAGTCCCTGAACGTGACCCCTGGCACCATCGGGCGGGCCTATGACGAAGCCGCCAAGCGTGGTCTGGTGGTGGGCGAAGTGGGTCGCGGCACGTTCGTGCTGCCGCAACCGCACCTGCACAACCCTGCCCCAGCCGCCAAACCGCACCCCGTGGCCCCCGGACGTGAGAGCGCCCAGATCGACCTGTCGATCATCAAGCCCAACGATACCCACATGGCCGACTGGTTGCGCGGGGCGATCAACGAACTGGCTGCATCGCCCGACCTGGTGCAGGTGCTCGACTATGTGACCGAGGGCGGCCACGCGACCCACAAGCAGGCCGGTGCAGCTTGGATCCAGCGCTGGCTGCCCGAGGCGCGCTGGCAGCAGGTAGTACTGACTTCGGGGGCCCAGCACGGCCTGCTGGTGGCCATCAGCAGCCTGTCGAACAGCGACGATGTGGTGCTGTGCGAGTCGCTCTGCTACCCGGGTATCATCTCCCTGGCGCACAGCATGGGCCGCCGTCTGCGCGGCGTAGCCATGGATGAGCACGGTTTGATTCCCGAGGCATTGCGCGCGGCCTGCTTGGAGCACCGCCCTGCCCTGCTGGTGTGCGTCACTACCCACCAGAACCCGACCAATTCGGTCATGCCCCACGCGCGGCGCCAGGCCATCGCAGAGATTGCCCGCGAATTCGACCTGTTCATCGTCGATGACGATATCTACGGTTTTCTCGAGCCCGCACCGGATTACAAGCCACTGGCCGCCTATGCGCCTGAACGCTCGGTGTACCTCACCAGCCTGTCCAAGAGCGTGCTGCCGGCACTGCGCATCGGTTACCTGTACGCCCCACCGCAAACCCTCTCGCGGCTATCGTCCATGGTTCGCAGCAGCGTGTGGATGCCATCACCGTTGATGGCTCAATTAGCCAGTAACCTGATCAACAGCGGCATGGCCGACCAGCTGGTGCGTGCCCAGCAGCACGAGGCAGCCGCGCGCCAGCAAATGGCCCAGGAGATATTCGGCAAGTACAAGATCCGCAGCCAGCCCAACAGCTTCCATATCTGGTTGGAGTTACCGGAGCCCTGGACCAGCGACGAATTCGCCAATCTGGCACGCGACAATGGCGTCACGGTAGTCAGTGGCAGCCAGTTCCTGCCGGAACGCAGCCACGCCGCCTGCGGCGTGCGTATCGCCTTGATGGCCCCCAAGCGCGAGGAACTGGCCTTTGCCCTGACCAAGCTGGTCAGCCTGCTGGATTCGCCGGAGCCGCGGTTGTTCTATTGA